TGGGAGACACTGTTCACACAGGGCTGTtgagggctggggaagggcagcTCTTTTTGAACATTAGTCTGGGGAGGGCAGGCCAGGAAGTAAGACTCGCTTCACCTTGGCCCGCTGCAATCCTCATCTTAAGACATCCGTGCCAGGACCTGCCACTTACCGTGTTTGATATGATGCTTTTTACTAAAAAGCGGTTATTTCGCTCCAttggctttctttttcattttagcttttattttcagcACGGGCCAGGGGGCAACCAGAAAGTTTATCCTGCCACTGCCCAGTTGGTGAATATACCATCAGGACTGTTTGTAAAGTTGAGTTTCAGGGGgcccttttcttttcttagcaTTCAGCACACTTTCATTCTCTTGTAAAATAATCGCCACATGCTGGCAAAAATGTAAGGAAACAATTTGTAATCCAAACGTCATTAAGCCACTACCTACACATTTTCTGTTCCACTTCTTGCTCTTCCATTTCCAAATGCCATGGCATTTGTTTGTACTTGGTCACCCTGAATCCCTATTTGGGTTCTCCAATAGGCACAAAGGCATCCAAATATCAGTTTTAGCAACCGGCAGAAGAGCCAGCATGGGGAATGAAGTGTTCAGTCTTAACATGTGGTCTCCATGAATAagggtcttcttttttttcttttcctaaactgTCCAGCATCTCGAGTCTGGTTTTGCTACTCAACAGTCTAAGGTTTGTGCTACTTCCATGGTGATCAGCTGTTAGGTCATAAACATTAGATTGTGGCATCACCAAATGAGTCAGTTGGGAGGAAGCCGGTCTGGAAATGCAGCTGAAAGTCTCTGTTGACAGATGGAGGCCTTCTTAATCATGGCCTGTGTGGGTAGAGGGAAAACCTTGCTTGGCCCACCCCCGGCATTTATTCACCAACCTGGGCTGCTctggaggaggctggggaaggcTATCCTCGGGGAATACCACTTCTTCCTTTCCCAGGCCTCTCACAGGACACCCACACAACTAAGAGGAGGGGGAAAGTAAACAACGGAGCTCTTTCTGGTTACTTTTCCAGTGTCAGCAAAGTCAATGAGCTTTCAAAATTAGCTTTTTGAAATTCCGATATGGTTCCTTCTTGTTTGTttagggggagggaggtaattatgtttatttattttttagaggaggtactgggaattgaacccaggacctcgtgcatgccaagcatgcactgtaccattGAGCTATAGCTTCCCCCCCCCATATGGTTCTTCTTAAACAGCTAATTGTTGGCATTGCCTGATTCTTGGTATATCCATTGTTGATAAGGTTACTGTTCTATGTTATCCACCTTGTCTCTAAAATGAGCATCATAAGAGCTCAACTTTTAAAAGCAGGAAGTAGGACTTGACAGTATCATTGGGCTCCTGTCCATCAATTTTCTCTATCTCTACTAGAAAGATCCCCCTGCTGCCATATATTTAAACACAGTTCCCTGAGTATGTATATTATTTTAGAAGAATATGTTTAATATTTCCAAATTTGGGGTTTCGGGAAGCACTAGGTCAAGAGTCGTCTTGCAGCAGGCTGTTAGGCGACTGGTCCGCAGGAGGAACAATGCCCTCCCCTGTGTCCACTATCAAGAACTGCTCAGTGTTCCTGCCAGCCTGTGAGCTTTTATCACCCAGTCATTTTAGACCTGAAAGAGAACATTCCATCAGGGGATCAGGTTCTGTCATTTCACTGGAATGCAATGTAAGACCACAGAAATTCTGGTACAAACAAATTTACTGTGGCTCAGATTAATAACAGATAGCATTTGAATGGTCTGCCCTGGTTGTGTTCCCCCTCTGCTGAGGATAAAATCAACGCAAATAAGTTGAAAATTCTGCCAGCAGGCTCAGGCCAGACATAAGGAAGAACTTGTGCATTAAGGAGACAGAAGAAGTTGTGAAGTTTGCCTCTTGGGGAAAATCTTTAACATTAGCCTGGAAGAGCATATTGGAATGATTAAGATGTGGTTCCGACTTGGAGGTGAGGGTGAGGTTCTATGATTTCCAAGGTTTTCTTCAAGACACAAGATTTTTAAAGTTGTTGAAAAGTGGCTCCATGCATGGCTCATTGCTATTAAGATTGTTATTCTTGATCAGGCTACTTTTACATAACAAAGCCAGATTCTCCTTGTTGGAAGATAACTGAGGGCTTGTTAATTCCATCTCTCCTGTTTCACTGGTGAGAAAACCTAGGTACAAGGAGGTCATTGTCAGAGAGCCAGCAGAAGAGCTGGGCAGACCCCCTTGGCTCCTTGTGCTGGTTTCCTGTTCTATACTATATTTTTACTGATCACATAAATCTATTTAAGATGTAGTtccattttataagaattttgttTATTTCGTGAGCAGTACTGAGACAGAAATATGAGAATCTCTGGGAATTGGCATGGCTAAATATCACAATTTAGAAGAATAGCTTAGGCAAAgtacaaaagaggaaatgctatttaGATGAGCTCATTTCTACTcactaaaagaattaaaaaattaaactcaagATCCAACTTTTTCCTTCACTTAGTCGACATCAGAAGCTTACACAGCAACTCCCCAAACAAATCTGTTTCATATATTTCTCCTCCTCAAACTCAGGAATTTCTTTGATATCTAATCTCACGTTTATTAACTTCCCTTGGAAAAAGTTCTAATTCATCTCTGCAAGTGCAACACCTTACTTAATTTTACCTCTCTTTTGTTGTATCATCCTTTAACTAGATAATGCTACCTGACCTTAGAAGGCAttcaatctttttaatttctaagttacaaattattttcttcctcttttccttccctacatttcttccttctttctcccctccctcccttactTTTTTATCTTGGAGGGTGATTTGTCTATTTCACATAGGAATCTAGTTGAATTGttcctcctgttttttttttttcccagggaaGCTGTGTTTGGAGGACTTCCTCAACCTCACCATCGATCAGAAGTCATGCCTCACAGATTCATTTTCTTACGAATGACTTTAGGAGCCAACATTTGTAATAATGGGAagtaaaataattacattaaatgataaaattcttACCTAAAGCTGGTATTAATATTACAATATCTCTTTATTATTTTGGacttttttaagattctttgcTCAGCATCTTAAGAAATCATACTTTTGGTGGACTCCCCATGTAGGCCGTTTCCTAGTTTGTTTGATTAAAAGGCTCCAAAAGCCATTCTTATCCCACATAGTGCTTTTGTTAGTCAGCAGCTGAAATCCCAGCTATTGGATTCCATTGTTCAGGTTAAGACATCATCTCCAGAAAACCGTGCCAGTCGGCGTCTGGCAGTGTCAAAGTATTAACCCGTTATCTCCACAATACCTTAGCTTCATATCCTGGATCTCACCATGGGACAAAGGCGAGTTACATTTTGATGATAAACATAAATGGCCTGGATTGATTGTGCTGGAAAGGGAAGCCCAAGTTGGGCAGTAGCAGTGGAAGATGAGGTAAGAATAAGAGTGCTAAAGAAACCATCACTGGTCTCTCTACCCAtgttaggggtgggggtgggggggctgtaTTTATAGTACTTGTATCTCAAGCATCCTTAGTACATTTATTTACTTCTGTCTCAAAGGTCTTCATTGTCATTAATCAACCTGAATCTTCAGATGAGTCAGAAGTGTATATGTCACTAAATGAGGGTTTGCTAGATCCAGAGAGTCCGGACTACGTGCACCTTAGAGTAAGTAAGAATGTTAAAGGGTGAAACAAGAGGGCTAGTGGTCAATTTCTATGGTGATTTACATGTGTTAGGGGAGGCAAGCAAGGGGTAGAATGTAAAAGAAAAGGGAATTTAGGTCATTCTTTAGGTTAAGGAAAAACAAGTTGGGAGAATGAGAGGactggggagaccagcacagaCTAGAAGTACATTTTCATTCTGGAGACATCCTCCTAAAAAATGTCTCATTCAGCTCAGTCAAGAGACCATTGTAGCCTTCCTCTCTTTCGTTGCTATTCTTTTCAGATAAAGCAACAAAATGCATTTCTATATATCAGCACTTTtattctcgtgtgtgtgtgtgtgtgtgtgtgtgtgtgtgtgtgtgtgtgtgtgtgttgaagttgATTTTGGCAGACACAGGTAAATCCTGAGCTACATAGTACGTTTCTGACGTTCACTTGATGAAAAATAATCACTGGCAGCCAAGACTGGCTACTTTATGTCCAGCAGATCAGTGGAGCTCTAGTGATATGCAACCACTATTTTCCAGAAAATGGagtgtttttttggtgggggaaaagGCCTTTTTTTCTGGGCACAAAAATTCTAGAGGTTTGATTTTGGAAGTTGTTTAAACTCTGGCAGTTTCGCTGTGGAGTGGGGACAAACGGAGTGGTGGGTTGGTGGAACTGAAACTAAAGCTACTGCTGCTTGCCTCTCTTCCCAGGAAGCTGGGTGCCACCTACGTAGGGCATCAGGCTAAATAGGAACAAGAGTCTGAACAGTTAAATTTTACTTCTGAATTATGGAGTTTGTACAATAAGAGCTTTAATGATTATTTTGCAATCAAAATTTGAACACATGTGAAACACATCCACTGAAGAAGCACATTTACATTGCTCATGTATTAATAGTTCATTATCCTAAATAGatagtgtatacatatatatactatatctTTATCTATGTCTgtgtatttatatctatatatcttatctatctctgtctctttctatgtctgtctatatatctgtctatctatctacagAGAGAGATTGACTGAtttttaaggaactggctcacaCATGATTGTGGAAgcttggcaagtccaaaatctgtaggGTAGGCCAGCAAGCTAGAGACCAAGGGAAGAGTCatagttcaagtccaaaggcagtctgctggcagaattacttctttttttttttaaattaattaattagttaattaattaatgtatgtatgtatagtcagtttacaatgtgtcaatttctggtgtacagcataaagtttcagtcatacatatacatacatatgttccttttcaaattctttttcattataggttactataagatactgaatatacttctctgtgctatccaatagaaacttgtttatttgtttttatatatagtagttagtatccgcatatctcgaactcccaatttacccctccccactcccttctccccttggtaactataagtgtcttttctatgtctgtgagtctgtttctgttttgtaaataagttcatttctgtctttttttttttttagattccacatataagggatatcatgtggtatttttctttctctttccggctgacttcacttagaatgatgcagAATTAGTTCTTGCTTGGGGAGGTCAGTTTTTTTCTACTAAGACCTTCAATTGATTAGATGAGACCCATCCACATTATGGAGGCTAATTTGGTTTActcaaaatctattttaaaaaaaattaaatcatttttaaaatatattcacagaAACAGCTAGAGTAATGTTTGATCATGTATCCAGGTACGATGGCCTAGCCAAGTTAACGCATATAATTAGTCATCACATAAGTGCTAAGGCACAGTTGTAAGCATCACGGAAATAGCTATTATCTCATGGAGTTTACGTTCTTGTGGTATTCAGAAGTTTGAGACATGTTgccacagactttaaaaaaaatactcaaagtTAAATCAATTGAAGATATTCTTACTCTTACtctctggtggtggtggtggtgatgctaATGCTGATGCTGATGATGATTTAGCGTTTTCCTGGGATTTCCCAGATCTTATGCAAACTAGTAATTGTAGAGGTAAGCTGTTGAGTGACGGTAATGCTAGTGTCATAAGACTCTTTCTGAAGAATAAAGCCTCCTTTTCTTTATGCTACTTAGATTGGAGAAGTACAAACTAtgattaaatggcatttttctaATATTATTAGGATATTATGCAGGGCATCTCTTTAAGCAGAATCAGACTGTGAGGCCCACGATAAAATAGTGGACCAGCTGATATGAAAGATACACAGGAGATTTTATGGCTCCTGTGTGTTTACCTGCAAGGGAAATGTCTGAAAGCCTGAAGTATGTATTACACACAGTTTGGCTGCCCTTAGAGGAAAATTTGGATTGCCTAAACCTTCTAACTTTTATCAAACAAAGAACATATTATCCCCTTGCCATATCCATTGGTGAAACACAgaaactttccatttatttttcactttattattattttatcttattttacttttttttttttttgctacagtttgttttttctttttgttacacCTGTTTTCAAGTGCTAAGTGAAATCACTCCTTATCCTTGGGAGAAAATGACAAACAAGAAATGACAGGCATGGAATCTTCCTCTGGATATGGGAGCAGAAATAGCTCTCCAAATAAATAGTGGCCACACACAGGTAGCCTTCTTCATGAGGTGACCTGGTGACTTCACAAGATAGGTCCTTCCCTTCCCATCTGGGATGAGCCTGACTTGGGCTGCCAACCTCTTTGGGGACCTATAATTATAGTATAAAGATGAAGGTGCATCTATGAAAGCAAACTTTGTCCTGATCTCTTTCAAAGACACACTCTACTTTTCCAAATTACCTCAATTAGGGGAGCATATTAGAAAAAGTCATAGAATGTCTCTGGAAAGACACATGGAAGACCTGGTAACATTGTTTCCtctggggtggggagctgggaaCTCTGGGTGAGGGCAGGGGAGAGGCTGGCTTCTCAATATACACTCCTTTTACTATTGAAAATTTACCATGTGCAAAAATTACCTCCTTAAAATTAGCTACCTACCTAACTGTAATTAgctaattaaattaataaaatataatacaaaaagaaaagttaaataacagGAAACTTGGACCTTCCTCTGTTACTATTTAGCTAACTGCTTAGCTTAACTCTTAAAtcccttatttcctttttttttctttattcagataGCCCCCATGCCTAAGTAACACTGACCTCCTTGTTCTTTCTTGAACATACCAGGCACATTCTTGCCTCTGATTCTTTGCAAAAACAATTTCCAATGCCTGGCAATATCTCATCTTCATTATCAGTTTGGCTCACTCCTTCCTTACTTTTTCTTGATTCAAATATCACATTTTTAATAGCACCTACTTTGACcacctgatttaaaaattataagcttaaatctcagaattccccatctactttatttttcatagtaactatttttttaaattgaaatataatcagttacaatgtgtcgatttctggtatacagcttaatgtcccagtcattcatatatatatatatatacacacacacacacacatacatacgtacatcatagtaactatttttaaaagtactatACAACATATTTAAGATGTATATTGTATATATCCCAACGGTAGAACTAAGTTCCACGAGGGTTGggatttgtctgttttgttcactgcttttCCATCTAAAGACTGCCTGGCAGTCGTAAGTTGTCAGGAAATAATTGCTGAATAAATGGGAGAGAGAATAAATGAGTTCTGCTTTTCAATTTGTTACTCTTGATTGAATAATATTCAGTGATTTGAGACTGACATATCTAGTTTTGAATTCTATTAATGGATACTGttacatttttctgaaaatattcttaatgtatattttgaaagtaaattcAAGAATAACCTTCTCTCATAATTACAAGGGAGACCATACTTTTTCTTCTGTTACTTCCCAACTCTTCTGCCTAGCCACTATCCTGATTTTGTTTACAATACTTTGCAATCTAGATAATTGCTATTAAGATATTATTTTTTGCTTATAGATTTTTAGCTTCTGAGACTATTTTGGACATAATCATTCTGTTTTGAACAGATTTACCATAATTGGTTAGACTTACCTATGCTCTGGCCCTCACTTCTCCAGTGGATTTTTTCAGTGCTTAATTCTCTATGTTAGATCTTCTCCTGGTTGAAGTAACTAGTTAACTACTCTTGTTGATTAAACCTGACGTTTGAAGTTATGAGTGTTGAAAGTTTGTACACATAGGTAACCACCCCGTTGCTCCCAGCCTCAGCAGCGGGCGGCAGCGCTGAGGCAAGCCATTTGCTGGCGCTTTCCCAGAAGCTGCTGTGAAATCCCACATCCTCTGTCTGTTCCATTCCCCACATCACCCACCTCGGCAAGAGAAACAGTAATGGCTCTGCTTCTTCCCTTTCTACGGAATTAATATTTCCCAATGTGCTTTGAGATATAGATGGATAAAGGTTTTACCCTTATCAACCTCCAGAGATCCCTTGATATAGAGATTTCTATAAACCTCAAACCTAAAAGTAAAGGGAAAGCATACTGAATTCCTCATCAGAATTTCATCCTGATATTTCTTAAGCTCATTCTAATTTCTTCAGCTTTTGAGCCAAGAGTGTTTGCTGATTTATGAAAGTCATGTGCACATTCTGTAGGTAAATCCCAATGATGAGCAAACATGGTCTTCTCATGTTTGTTGCTAACCATGACATGAAGGTCCAGGCCATCTATATGTACTCCTGAGACAGGAAATATAAAGATGGGACCTCCCAAAGGGACTGTACCTAATCCACAAAATATGCCTGTATAATAGTTTATGAAAATTGGcatattgttattttaaagcaaataattGACTATTATTTGCTTGTAAAGCCTTCCCCTACCAATGTTACCTGGTGTAAAATGAGAATGTGGTGGTACTAATTTCATAAGATTGCTATAAGGATTTAATgagattagagagagagagagagaaagagagtgctGGAATAGTGCCTGAGCTATTGTAAATGCATACGAAAAAAGCAGTTGCTATcgtcatcattattatttttagtcttttccagaaaaactGACAGGTTTATATGGTAGATTGCTATGCTGGGGTTAATTCTTCATTCCTCTCTGCATCTACGCTTTTGCAATAATCTCTTCATGAACAGAGTGTGTTTCTTCCCTGCTTGAATTTGGGCTTGGCCATATAACTTGTTTTGGTCAATAGCATTTGAGAGGAAGTAACAATTTGCCAGCTCTGAACCTAGGCATTAAGAACCCTGTGTTTCCACGTGCGCACTTGCATTCCTGCCATTGCCGTGAGAAGAGTTTCCTTCCAGGTTGTTCCTGCCTCTTCAGCCTGAGCCCCAGAATGAGTACACATGGGCCAAAACTGCACTGGTCAATCCACAGAATTGCAGTGAGAAACATAGCCATCCAGACAAGCCTCACCTAGATCATCTGAACCCCACCCCGCTACACAGGTGTAAACAATAATAGATGATTGCTGTTTAAAGCCCCTCAGTTTGGGGGTGGTTAGTTATACAGCAATAGTGAACTAATATGCTTCATTTCAGATGTGCCTACACGGACAGCCTACCAGTGACAGAGTCAAATGATGGCACCTGTTCCCGACTGAATTATATTACATGTTTTGCCCAAATGCTGGCCTGGCTGTCTGTGAACATTGCCCAGAGGAGTGCTGTAGGGACTGAGTGAGTGTGGGAAGAGGTAAGGAGTGGTGCCAGTTTCTGCCTTCTGTGTTTTTGCCACCTTCAACAGTCTGCCAGCTGGTGCAGCTGCACCCTTTGGACAAACGATATGATATCCTGGGCATTAGCCTAAATGGTACCACACATGCAAGGAGCCACAGCTGCTGTTTGTTGTGCTTCTTGCTGTTCTTGGCTATGCTGCAATGCCTGAGGGTGGCATGGATTTCTACACACGCCGTGCAGTTTTCCAAGATTCATAGATAGAGGTTTGATCAATGCAGCCACTAATGATGATGACTGTGTCTTTGGAAAGTAGGCCAGGATCATTTCTGAATAGTTTGATACTCTTTTCTCGGAAGGAAAATTGTGCAAatcattaattatataaaatgatgATCTAGCATCAAATAGATTGtcttttcaagaaaaaattaaaacctcacCTATGTCgttcatatatttttacatctttttaaaggaggaagtaTTTATTCTTTGCTTTGCATAATAATATTCATAGCATATATGTAGATAAATCCCTGAGTTGGTCAttcaaaaaatcaaatttataatTAGTTTGCATATAGTAAACGGGTGATTTGTTCTGCGTCTGCTGCCTAGAATAATTGAAAACAATTACTGATTAG
This sequence is a window from Vicugna pacos chromosome 8, VicPac4, whole genome shotgun sequence. Protein-coding genes within it:
- the LOC116281493 gene encoding uncharacterized protein isoform X2; the encoded protein is MAWIDCAGKGSPSWAVAVEDEVFIVINQPESSDESEVYMSLNEGLLDPESPDYVHLREPTEAEKKTRSTSSNNEVMHALHLPARYQRKLKLKQIKLPGT